CGACGCGTACCGCCAGGACTGGAAACGGGAGAAGGGCGGCCACTGGGCGATCACCCGCGACAGCGGCGAGGTACTCGGCCGGATCGCACTGCGCGGCCTGGACTTCGACGACGGCATCGCAGGCGTGGCCTACTGGGTGCTCCCGGCCGCCCGCGGCGCCGGCGTGGCCTCGCGCGCCCTGGCGGCGCTCACCGCCTGGGCACTGAACGAGATCGGCTTCCACCGGCTGGAACTGGACCACTCGACCCGCAACCATCCCTCATGCAGGGTCGCCACCAAGTCCGGCTACCTCCTGGAAGGCACCAAACGCAGCGCCGCCGTGCACGACGACGGCCTACACGACATGCATCTGCATGCACGCATCCGCGGCGACTGAGCCTGCCCCATCAATCAGGAGGTTGCCGACCCGGACCGTCGTCTGTTTGGCGACGCTGCGCTGCCCGCCGGATGAGTGGGCGGTACTCATCAGGCGGACCCGAACTGCCGCTCGTGTTCGGAGCGGTCGGCGGTCTGCTCCGCGTGTCGGGAGCGGGTGAGAGCGCGTCGGCCGAGGGCCATGGCGATCAGTCCCAGTGGGATGGCCCCGATGGCTCCCACCATTCCGTTGCCGGTGCCGGGACCGCCGCTGGAGGTGGCCAGATG
This genomic window from Streptomyces sp. DG2A-72 contains:
- a CDS encoding GNAT family N-acetyltransferase: MTRALSTPPVITAGLLANSPQPVLPATGGLQLRPWEKSNAPAFLSAYRDGEIRRWHTRRPSSQAQVREWFDAYRQDWKREKGGHWAITRDSGEVLGRIALRGLDFDDGIAGVAYWVLPAARGAGVASRALAALTAWALNEIGFHRLELDHSTRNHPSCRVATKSGYLLEGTKRSAAVHDDGLHDMHLHARIRGD